One Halostella limicola genomic window carries:
- a CDS encoding CbiX/SirB N-terminal domain-containing protein, translating into MSRTTDAAGGFDDEAVLLVGHGSRREKSNEQVRELAVDLEGRLGIPVDAGFLELAEPAIPDAIAGLAPAVSEITVVQLSLFAASHVKNDVPLAVEQARADHPGLTLNNGAHLGIHPAIVDLLDDRAAAVERELGVDRTEDDVAVVLCARGSSDPDANADVHKLARLLYEGREFSRVEASFIGVTDPLLDDTLHAVAKHRPAAVVVVPYMLGDGVLTGRIRDGASEFDAEYPYVDAACGDPLGTDSRLLDVLGDRWQEARTGSVEMSCDTCKYKVELDGYEEDQGGARAMLRALTHQEAHADREDVDDDPHVHDAPEKHVAVCTNQTCAADGSAAVLERLRQAARDSEACDARITRSSCLGRCGDGPMVAVYPDGVWYGGVAEDDAERIVSSHLDRDRIVSDIVDQTL; encoded by the coding sequence ATGAGCCGGACGACCGACGCGGCTGGCGGGTTCGACGACGAGGCCGTCCTGCTCGTCGGGCACGGCTCCCGCCGCGAGAAGTCGAACGAGCAGGTCCGAGAACTCGCGGTCGACCTGGAGGGCCGGCTCGGAATTCCCGTCGACGCCGGCTTCCTCGAACTCGCGGAGCCAGCGATCCCGGACGCCATCGCGGGGCTCGCGCCCGCGGTCTCGGAGATCACGGTCGTCCAGCTGTCGCTGTTCGCCGCCAGCCACGTGAAAAACGACGTGCCGCTGGCGGTCGAGCAGGCGCGCGCCGACCACCCGGGGCTGACGCTGAACAACGGGGCGCACCTCGGTATCCACCCCGCCATCGTCGACCTGCTCGACGACCGGGCGGCCGCCGTCGAGCGCGAGCTGGGCGTCGACCGGACGGAGGACGACGTGGCGGTCGTGCTGTGCGCCCGCGGGTCCTCGGACCCGGACGCCAACGCGGACGTCCACAAGCTGGCCCGCCTGCTGTACGAGGGCCGGGAGTTCTCCCGCGTCGAGGCGTCCTTTATCGGCGTCACGGACCCGCTGCTCGACGACACGCTACACGCCGTCGCCAAACACCGCCCCGCCGCCGTCGTCGTCGTGCCGTACATGCTCGGCGACGGCGTGCTGACGGGGCGCATCCGCGACGGCGCGAGCGAGTTCGACGCGGAGTACCCGTACGTGGACGCCGCCTGCGGCGACCCGCTCGGCACCGATTCCCGCCTGCTCGACGTGCTCGGCGACCGCTGGCAGGAGGCCAGGACGGGCAGCGTCGAGATGTCCTGCGACACCTGCAAGTACAAGGTGGAACTGGACGGCTACGAGGAGGACCAGGGCGGCGCGCGGGCGATGCTCCGCGCGCTGACCCACCAGGAGGCCCACGCCGACCGGGAGGACGTCGACGACGACCCGCACGTCCACGACGCGCCGGAGAAACACGTCGCGGTCTGCACGAACCAGACCTGCGCCGCCGACGGGTCGGCGGCCGTCCTCGAGCGCCTGCGGCAGGCCGCCCGCGACTCCGAGGCGTGCGACGCCCGCATCACGCGGTCGTCCTGCCTCGGCCGCTGCGGCGACGGCCCGATGGTCGCCGTCTACCCCGACGGCGTCTGGTACGGCGGCGTCGCCGAGGACGACGCCGAGCGCATCGTCTCGTCCCACCTCGACCGGGACCGAATCGTCAGCGACATCGTCGACCAGACCCTGTAA
- a CDS encoding HTTM domain-containing protein, whose amino-acid sequence MNRRTPSLPSTVPDALDRLPAAFARRVAVDRRALAAFRAALGALVIADLALRSRDLVAFYTDAGVLPRSALFADYGTVYSVHAVSGAPWAQALLFLLAGAVALALVVGYRTRAATAVTWLLLVSLHLRNSMVLNGGDTLLRMLLFWAIFLPLGDRWAVDARTGADETETTAASVGTMAVLLQVVLMYGTNAVHKTRSDAWTSGEAVAYVFQADHLTILLGDALAGYPAPLEAFTYLWMALILASPLLLVLTDLPRAALASAFAGMHLGMLVTLRIDLFPLIAVAGLIPFYPPVVWDAAESLADRIGAAAAVESLSERVAPPAVVSVPAAVSLGRSADLASDSSATAALSAALERARGAFLTLVPCVFLVLVVTSNAAAVDYATTPDAGDRALDAIRGDQNWRMFAPTPTRTTKWFAAPAALENGSEVDLLHRSRVDLDRPARAQDAYPTSRWRKYLVNARFADNEKHRSYLANYLCERWNEGRGVDAESVTVYYLYERTDPYDGTTASGETAILTYDCDGEFVQSAG is encoded by the coding sequence ATGAACCGCCGCACGCCCTCCCTCCCCTCCACGGTCCCAGACGCACTGGACAGGCTGCCCGCCGCGTTCGCGCGCCGGGTCGCGGTCGACCGCCGGGCGCTCGCCGCGTTCCGCGCCGCGCTCGGCGCGCTGGTGATCGCCGACCTCGCGCTCCGGTCGCGCGACCTGGTCGCGTTCTACACCGACGCGGGCGTCCTCCCGCGTTCTGCCCTGTTCGCGGACTACGGAACGGTCTACTCGGTCCACGCGGTCTCGGGCGCACCGTGGGCACAGGCTCTCCTGTTCCTGCTCGCCGGCGCGGTCGCCCTCGCACTGGTCGTCGGCTATCGGACGCGGGCCGCGACGGCGGTCACGTGGCTCCTGCTCGTCTCGCTCCACCTGCGCAACTCGATGGTGCTCAACGGCGGCGACACCCTGCTGCGCATGCTGCTGTTCTGGGCGATCTTCCTGCCGCTGGGCGACCGGTGGGCGGTCGACGCGCGAACGGGGGCGGACGAAACCGAGACGACGGCGGCCTCCGTCGGAACGATGGCCGTGCTGCTCCAGGTCGTCCTGATGTACGGGACCAACGCCGTCCACAAGACGAGAAGCGACGCGTGGACCAGCGGGGAGGCGGTCGCTTACGTCTTCCAGGCCGACCACCTGACCATACTGCTCGGCGACGCGCTCGCGGGGTATCCCGCCCCCCTGGAAGCCTTCACCTACCTCTGGATGGCACTGATCCTCGCCTCGCCGCTTCTCCTCGTGCTCACCGACCTCCCGCGGGCGGCGCTTGCGTCGGCCTTCGCCGGGATGCATCTCGGCATGCTCGTCACGCTCCGGATCGACCTGTTCCCGCTGATCGCCGTCGCGGGGCTGATCCCGTTCTACCCGCCGGTCGTCTGGGACGCCGCGGAGTCGCTCGCCGACCGGATCGGCGCGGCTGCCGCCGTCGAGTCCCTGTCGGAGCGCGTCGCCCCGCCTGCCGTCGTCTCCGTTCCAGCAGCCGTGTCGCTGGGGCGCTCCGCGGACCTCGCGTCGGACAGCTCAGCGACCGCCGCCCTCTCCGCCGCTCTCGAACGGGCGCGAGGGGCGTTCCTGACCCTCGTCCCCTGCGTCTTCCTCGTGCTGGTCGTCACGTCGAACGCCGCAGCGGTCGACTACGCGACGACGCCCGACGCCGGCGACCGGGCGCTGGACGCCATCCGGGGCGACCAGAACTGGCGCATGTTCGCCCCGACCCCGACGCGGACGACGAAGTGGTTCGCGGCCCCGGCGGCGCTGGAGAACGGCTCCGAGGTCGACCTCCTCCACCGGTCGCGGGTCGACCTCGACCGGCCGGCGCGGGCGCAGGACGCGTATCCCACCTCGCGCTGGCGGAAGTACCTCGTCAACGCCCGGTTCGCCGACAACGAGAAGCACCGCTCCTACCTCGCGAACTATCTCTGTGAACGCTGGAACGAGGGCCGCGGGGTCGACGCCGAGTCGGTCACGGTCTACTACCTCTACGAGCGCACCGACCCGTACGACGGCACGACCGCGTCGGGCGAGACGGCGATCCTGACTTACGACTGCGACGGCGAGTTCGTGCAGAGCGCGGGGTGA
- a CDS encoding DUF3209 family protein gives MTCHELEALRLGLMNVLGTEGRSAREHAEKELEGELTGPIEGLANAGSLSEIERHLDAALVDLEEEVAEADRDSQKYDYLRGRLVAVRDAERAVSRITQQGESVLDGLGEAHDVLHETFPTDE, from the coding sequence ATGACCTGTCACGAACTCGAAGCCCTACGGCTCGGACTGATGAACGTCCTCGGTACCGAGGGCCGAAGCGCCCGCGAACACGCGGAGAAGGAACTCGAAGGGGAGCTGACGGGGCCCATCGAGGGCCTCGCGAACGCCGGTTCCCTCTCGGAGATCGAGCGCCACCTCGACGCGGCGCTCGTCGACCTGGAGGAGGAAGTCGCCGAGGCCGACCGCGACAGCCAGAAGTACGACTACCTCCGGGGCCGCCTCGTCGCCGTCCGCGACGCGGAGCGGGCGGTGTCGCGGATCACCCAGCAGGGCGAGAGCGTCCTCGACGGCCTCGGGGAGGCTCACGACGTCCTGCACGAGACGTTCCCGACCGATGAGTGA
- a CDS encoding precorrin-3B C(17)-methyltransferase, producing the protein MTDEVAPADDLGKLYVVGIGPGLPGDMTQRAKDVIQTADCVIASNLYQEFLRKDGTLPPETPRDSSGASRTPEPDDSGTATDGGTASASASAQPDQEVIRSTMGRQIELAREAFERVRNGETVAHVSGGDPNVYGKSDLLFLMAQEDEVNDVPIEIVPGVTAALGGAANLGAPLSNDFCTISLSDKWRGWDEIEEKLRAAAISGFVIVLYNCWRNYERAVEIVREERADDAAVAIVNDAGRGDAGRNGESQTITTLGEATEHDDKVAGMGTSLVIGNHETEVWSNDYERFLVTPRGGRDVDDF; encoded by the coding sequence GTGACCGACGAGGTCGCGCCCGCCGACGACCTCGGCAAGCTGTACGTCGTCGGCATCGGGCCCGGCCTGCCGGGCGACATGACCCAGCGCGCGAAGGACGTCATCCAGACCGCGGACTGCGTCATCGCGTCGAACCTCTATCAGGAGTTCCTCCGGAAGGACGGGACCTTACCACCAGAGACACCGCGAGACTCCTCCGGAGCCTCGCGAACTCCCGAACCCGACGATTCGGGAACCGCCACAGACGGCGGGACGGCGTCCGCCTCCGCGAGCGCCCAACCGGACCAGGAGGTGATCCGCTCCACGATGGGCCGCCAGATCGAACTCGCCCGCGAGGCGTTCGAGCGCGTCCGGAACGGCGAGACGGTCGCGCACGTCTCCGGCGGCGACCCGAACGTGTACGGCAAGTCCGACCTGCTGTTCCTGATGGCGCAGGAGGACGAGGTGAACGACGTCCCCATCGAGATCGTCCCCGGCGTCACCGCGGCGCTGGGCGGCGCGGCGAACCTCGGCGCGCCGCTGTCGAACGACTTCTGCACGATCTCGCTGTCCGACAAGTGGCGCGGGTGGGACGAGATCGAGGAGAAGCTCCGGGCCGCCGCCATCTCGGGGTTCGTCATCGTCCTGTACAACTGCTGGCGCAACTACGAGCGGGCGGTCGAGATCGTCCGCGAGGAGCGCGCCGACGACGCGGCGGTCGCCATCGTCAACGACGCCGGCCGCGGCGACGCCGGCCGCAACGGCGAGAGTCAGACGATCACGACGCTCGGCGAGGCCACGGAGCACGACGACAAGGTCGCCGGGATGGGCACCTCGCTCGTCATCGGCAACCACGAGACCGAGGTCTGGAGCAACGACTACGAGCGGTTCCTCGTCACCCCGCGCGGCGGGCGTGACGTCGACGACTTCTGA
- a CDS encoding cobalamin biosynthesis protein translates to MSLSIGKPDDMLAAHPETAYFWGRVAADGDLESDCVTVRTNDETAARRLAAIAGAEQVDRRILEREYAHDTSITRTEDEYAVQVFGDLADRAGAALGLPVDGEPGGYRFGAFADHDRQLLRGLLEGCGTVCFKSDDGAVGVSFIHEDRRLLETVQSLLDDAPVDAPYGDPAEASSGHWFGVDDDAVPDLGPWLYDGSEETGLFAPSRRRKLRRSLDRL, encoded by the coding sequence ATGTCACTGAGCATCGGCAAGCCCGACGACATGCTCGCGGCCCACCCCGAGACGGCGTACTTCTGGGGACGGGTCGCGGCCGACGGCGACCTCGAATCGGACTGCGTGACCGTGCGGACCAACGACGAGACCGCGGCCCGCCGCCTCGCCGCGATCGCCGGCGCGGAGCAGGTCGACCGCCGGATCCTCGAGCGCGAGTACGCCCACGACACGTCGATCACCCGCACCGAGGACGAGTACGCGGTACAGGTGTTCGGCGATCTGGCGGACCGCGCCGGCGCGGCGCTGGGCCTGCCGGTCGACGGCGAGCCCGGCGGCTACCGCTTCGGCGCGTTCGCGGACCACGACCGACAGCTCCTGCGCGGCCTGCTCGAAGGCTGCGGGACGGTGTGTTTCAAGTCCGACGACGGGGCGGTGGGAGTGTCGTTCATCCACGAGGACCGCCGCCTGCTGGAGACGGTCCAGTCGCTGCTCGACGACGCGCCGGTGGACGCGCCGTACGGCGACCCGGCGGAGGCGTCGTCGGGCCACTGGTTCGGCGTGGACGACGACGCCGTCCCCGACCTCGGCCCGTGGCTGTACGACGGCAGCGAGGAGACCGGGCTGTTCGCACCGAGTCGGCGGCGGAAACTCCGGCGGAGCCTCGACCGGCTATGA
- a CDS encoding outer membrane protein assembly factor BamB family protein → MSDARAPDAPPADGWTSVPLGDVPAAGSRHRGRRSSVLLTDGLVVAGTADGEVRAFDRETLDRQWTAECEGKPVSLAALGGDADGASVVVGERGPTGAVTALDAADGDVRWRYGTAADVGGPQKETRFFYPFVADIATDGDRAYVASRRYERDGNDSGPDRVFESVVYAFERDGSVAWTFETDASPIALDRRDDRLAVAFNRCLDDHQHGLVVLDAGSGDPLVDWDPGTEGQRRCGDVSLLADGVAVTSHGDYRGYVLDRDGGVRWRVDLATPVDEGGETVYAYPNHVHATEAGVVFVTGNTYPEEGRETDARHPSEHTAFGYSPGGDRRWTDDVGGFVTDLGADGDLVAAPGAQNFRERDPDDHALRAYDVNEGRRELLDAGGVVTAAALDGGVAAAIEEPVEYHDDGERRGAHRLHVGRI, encoded by the coding sequence ATGAGTGACGCGCGAGCGCCCGACGCGCCGCCCGCGGACGGCTGGACGAGCGTCCCCCTCGGCGACGTGCCCGCAGCGGGGTCACGCCACCGGGGCCGCCGGTCCAGCGTCCTGCTGACCGACGGCCTGGTCGTCGCCGGCACCGCCGACGGCGAGGTCCGCGCGTTCGACCGGGAGACGCTGGACCGGCAATGGACCGCGGAGTGCGAGGGCAAGCCGGTGAGCCTGGCGGCGCTCGGCGGGGACGCGGACGGGGCGTCCGTCGTCGTCGGCGAGCGCGGCCCGACCGGCGCCGTCACCGCTCTCGACGCGGCCGACGGCGACGTCCGGTGGCGCTACGGGACGGCCGCCGACGTCGGCGGCCCGCAGAAGGAGACGCGGTTCTTCTACCCCTTCGTCGCCGATATCGCGACCGACGGCGACCGGGCGTACGTCGCCAGTCGGCGGTACGAGCGAGACGGGAACGACTCGGGCCCGGACCGCGTCTTCGAGAGCGTCGTCTACGCGTTCGAGCGCGACGGGTCCGTCGCGTGGACGTTCGAGACGGACGCCTCCCCCATCGCGCTCGACCGGCGCGACGACCGCCTCGCGGTCGCGTTCAACCGCTGCCTCGACGACCACCAGCACGGACTGGTCGTCCTCGACGCGGGGAGCGGCGACCCCCTCGTCGACTGGGACCCCGGAACCGAGGGGCAGCGCCGCTGCGGCGACGTGTCCCTGCTCGCGGACGGCGTCGCCGTCACCAGCCACGGCGACTACCGCGGCTACGTCCTCGACCGCGACGGAGGTGTCCGCTGGCGCGTCGACCTCGCGACGCCGGTCGACGAGGGCGGCGAGACGGTCTACGCCTACCCCAACCACGTCCACGCGACGGAGGCGGGCGTCGTCTTCGTCACGGGCAACACCTACCCGGAAGAGGGCCGCGAGACTGATGCTCGCCACCCCAGCGAGCACACTGCCTTCGGCTACTCGCCCGGCGGCGACCGCCGCTGGACCGACGACGTGGGCGGCTTTGTCACCGACCTCGGTGCGGACGGCGACCTCGTTGCCGCGCCAGGCGCGCAGAACTTCCGGGAGCGCGACCCCGACGACCACGCGCTGCGCGCGTACGACGTGAACGAGGGCCGTCGCGAACTCCTCGACGCCGGCGGCGTCGTCACCGCAGCGGCGCTCGACGGGGGCGTCGCAGCGGCTATCGAGGAACCCGTCGAGTACCACGACGATGGCGAGCGCCGCGGTGCACACCGTCTGCACGTCGGCCGGATCTGA
- a CDS encoding thiol-disulfide oxidoreductase DCC family protein, giving the protein MTADTPNDGPVVLFDGVCNLCSGFVQFLAPRDPEGRFRFASLQSEAGRELLAERGLPTDELESVVLVEGDDHYVKSDAVLRIAELLGGVYGLLAPFRLVPRRIRDRAYDVVAANRYRWFGKKDRCEIPDGDVRERLLE; this is encoded by the coding sequence ATGACCGCGGACACTCCGAACGACGGGCCGGTCGTCCTCTTCGACGGCGTCTGTAACCTCTGCAGCGGGTTCGTCCAGTTTCTCGCGCCGCGGGACCCCGAGGGCCGGTTCCGCTTCGCGTCGCTCCAGTCCGAGGCGGGGCGGGAACTGCTCGCCGAGCGCGGCCTCCCGACCGACGAACTGGAGTCGGTCGTCCTGGTCGAGGGCGACGACCACTACGTGAAGTCGGACGCCGTCCTCCGGATCGCCGAACTCCTCGGCGGCGTCTACGGCCTGCTCGCTCCGTTCCGGCTCGTCCCGCGCCGGATCCGCGACCGGGCGTACGACGTCGTCGCGGCCAACCGCTACCGCTGGTTCGGGAAGAAGGACCGCTGCGAGATACCGGACGGCGACGTGCGGGAGCGACTGCTGGAGTGA
- a CDS encoding ferredoxin — MYRVTIDKDACDGIFACLTRDPRFVEDDDDGLATVDPAADPVPPAGSDDGRIREEDGKIVAEFDDDRADEAREAAAACPPNAITVEDI, encoded by the coding sequence ATGTACCGAGTCACTATCGACAAGGACGCCTGCGACGGCATCTTCGCCTGCCTGACGCGGGACCCGCGGTTCGTCGAGGACGACGACGACGGCCTCGCGACCGTGGACCCCGCGGCCGACCCAGTTCCACCCGCTGGGTCCGACGACGGTCGGATCCGGGAGGAAGACGGCAAGATAGTCGCGGAGTTCGACGACGACCGCGCCGACGAGGCCCGCGAGGCCGCCGCGGCGTGCCCGCCGAACGCGATCACGGTGGAAGATATCTAA
- the cbiG gene encoding cobalt-precorrin 5A hydrolase, whose amino-acid sequence MSTDANDTDGDASTDDGGHCSTPDSDGEVAEEIAIISFERKLDTAEEIKEGIGDRYETIDIIEYHGDVFAEHWGEYDCFVGLMASGIAMRKTAPLLDDKWDDPAICVVDEELTWAIPITGGHHGANQVADDLASMGAVPAMTTASEAADKQGVEKQAKALDAHVVNGDSTVATNLAVLDDELGPVERLDGPKAVLVGDDVTVLKRNADDGVVLGTGSVSGAKVEQFHAAWERALDEAGKEWDDVEFVATGTRKEEEPGLLEAAEEKGLGVVSMTKEDLEPHEGPTPSRSKELIGWPGIAEASAIAAGAEHELLLAKLSHDDAVTVAVGR is encoded by the coding sequence ACCGACGGGGACGCATCGACCGACGACGGCGGCCACTGCAGCACGCCCGACAGCGACGGCGAGGTCGCCGAGGAGATAGCGATAATCTCCTTCGAGCGCAAGCTGGACACCGCCGAGGAGATCAAGGAGGGCATCGGCGACCGCTACGAGACGATCGACATTATCGAGTACCACGGCGACGTGTTCGCGGAGCACTGGGGCGAGTACGACTGCTTCGTCGGCCTGATGGCCAGCGGCATCGCGATGCGCAAGACCGCGCCGCTGCTCGACGACAAGTGGGACGACCCGGCCATCTGCGTCGTCGACGAGGAGCTGACGTGGGCCATCCCCATCACCGGCGGACACCACGGCGCGAACCAGGTCGCCGACGACCTCGCGTCGATGGGCGCGGTCCCGGCGATGACGACAGCGAGCGAGGCGGCGGACAAGCAGGGCGTCGAGAAGCAGGCGAAGGCGCTCGACGCGCACGTCGTCAACGGCGACTCGACGGTGGCGACGAACCTCGCCGTGCTGGACGACGAACTCGGCCCCGTCGAGCGCCTCGACGGCCCGAAGGCCGTCCTCGTGGGCGACGACGTCACCGTCCTGAAGCGCAACGCGGACGACGGCGTCGTGCTCGGAACCGGGAGCGTCTCCGGCGCGAAGGTCGAGCAGTTCCACGCGGCGTGGGAGCGGGCGCTCGACGAGGCCGGGAAAGAGTGGGACGACGTGGAGTTCGTCGCCACCGGCACGCGCAAGGAGGAGGAGCCCGGCCTGCTCGAAGCGGCCGAGGAGAAGGGCCTCGGCGTGGTCTCGATGACCAAGGAGGACCTCGAACCCCACGAGGGGCCGACCCCCTCGCGCTCGAAAGAGCTGATCGGCTGGCCCGGCATCGCCGAGGCGAGCGCCATCGCGGCCGGCGCCGAGCACGAACTCCTGCTGGCGAAGCTCAGTCACGACGACGCGGTGACGGTGGCGGTCGGGCGATAG
- the cobJ gene encoding precorrin-3B C(17)-methyltransferase — MSTDDTTTDTESKCGASKTDASTETSSESKCGASESEDSGSSSACGASSTSDEEEEVGATVDDFDADPGRLVAVGLGPGQPEGMTSRAKAALSEAEHIVGYTTYVDLVPDEITDDAEDVYSTPMCGEVSRTEEAIDRALAGNDVAIIGSGDPNVYALAGLALEIVESKGATASMLGFEVVPGVPAAQSCAARVGAPLVNDTVSISLSDHLTDMPTIESRLHAVAKEGFTIAIYNPWSRKRRENFEKCCEILTEHRDADTPVGIVHAAGRDDEEVEITTLGELEELAETDLIDMTTTILVGNEDTYEWDGRMVTPRGYETKYEY, encoded by the coding sequence ATGAGCACGGACGACACCACCACGGACACCGAATCGAAGTGCGGGGCATCGAAGACGGACGCGAGCACCGAAACGAGTAGCGAGTCGAAGTGCGGCGCGAGCGAGAGCGAGGACTCAGGCTCCTCGTCCGCGTGCGGGGCCTCATCCACCTCGGACGAGGAGGAGGAAGTCGGTGCGACGGTCGACGACTTCGACGCGGACCCCGGTCGCCTCGTCGCGGTCGGTCTCGGCCCGGGCCAACCCGAGGGGATGACCTCGCGCGCGAAGGCGGCCCTCTCCGAGGCCGAGCACATCGTCGGCTACACGACCTACGTCGACCTCGTGCCCGACGAGATCACCGACGACGCGGAGGACGTCTACTCGACGCCGATGTGTGGCGAGGTGTCGCGCACGGAGGAGGCCATCGACCGCGCGCTGGCCGGCAACGACGTGGCGATCATCGGCAGCGGCGACCCGAACGTCTACGCGCTGGCCGGCCTCGCGCTGGAAATCGTCGAGTCGAAGGGCGCGACCGCGTCGATGCTCGGCTTCGAGGTGGTGCCCGGCGTCCCCGCCGCGCAGTCCTGCGCGGCCCGCGTCGGCGCGCCGCTGGTCAACGACACCGTCTCGATCTCGCTGTCGGACCACCTGACGGACATGCCGACCATCGAGTCGCGCCTCCACGCCGTCGCGAAGGAGGGGTTCACCATCGCCATCTACAACCCGTGGAGCCGCAAGCGCCGGGAGAACTTCGAGAAGTGCTGCGAGATCCTCACGGAGCACCGCGACGCGGACACCCCGGTCGGCATCGTCCACGCCGCGGGGCGCGACGACGAGGAGGTCGAGATCACCACACTCGGCGAACTCGAAGAGTTGGCCGAGACGGACCTCATCGACATGACGACCACCATCCTCGTCGGCAACGAGGACACCTACGAGTGGGACGGGCGGATGGTCACCCCGCGCGGCTACGAGACCAAGTACGAGTACTGA